The Syngnathus typhle isolate RoL2023-S1 ecotype Sweden linkage group LG1, RoL_Styp_1.0, whole genome shotgun sequence genome includes a window with the following:
- the cd68 gene encoding lysosome-associated membrane glycoprotein 3 yields the protein MKSALIILSCCIVSALSLARHGKPPATMAPAQGFSPKPDPSPTGKLTTPAANATTGSVSTTTSATTALAPITNTTSPAPITNTTSPAPITNTTSPAPITNTTSPAPITNTTSPAPSTSTTTAPPTMTPPKPNPPADLIAGDYRLMKGKIVCLMAHVALQLRLETPKASGTFVVQPNKTRAVGECQENRANLTLVFEEGFITFMFNKSSAENIAYVDTLLFNLTYPLSNASGHYAAANMSLRAFPAKIGHSYACRSDSVYMGKGLYVDVKDDRMQAFDLTPSGEFGVTDHCAADQPDYSVAIGVGVTLLVLILVVVVVYLLGRKRRTDGYQPL from the exons ATGAAAAGTGCACTTATCATTCTTTCTTGCTGTATCGTTTCAG CACTGTCTCTTGCGCGACATGGAAAGCCCCCAGCGACCATGGCTCCCGCTCAAGGGTTTTCTCCAAAACCTGACCCTAGCCCAACGGGCAAGCTGACTACACCGGCCGCCAACGCCACAACCGGCTCTGTTTCCACGACAACCAGCGCAACAACCGCTCTCGCACCCATCACCAATACGACCTCACCCGCACCCATCACTAACACGACCTCACCCGCACCCATCACCAATACGACCTCACCCGCACCCATCACTAACACGACCTCACCCGCACCCATCACTAACACGACCTCACCCGCACCCAGCACCAGTACGACCACCGCGCCTCCCACCATGACTCCACCCAAGCCCAACCCGCCTGCCGACTTGATTGCGGGAGACTACCGGCTGATGAAGGGCAAAATCGTTTGCCTGATGGCCCATGTGGCCCTGCAGCTCCGACTCGAGACACCgaag GCCAGCGGGACGTTCGTCGTGCAGCCCAATAAGACCCGAGCCGTTGGAGAGTGTCAGGAGAACCGGGCTAACCTCACGCTGGTCTTCGAGGAGGGTTTCATCACCTTCATGTTCAACAAG AGCTCCGCCGAAAACATCGCCTACGTCGACACTTTGCTGTTCAACCTCACCTACCCCTTGAGCAACG CCAGCGGACATTATGCCGCCGCCAACATGTCATTGCGCGCCTTCCCCGCCAAGATTGGCCACTCGTACGCGTGCAGGAGCGACTCTGTCTACATGGGAAAGGGTTTATATGTGGACGTCAAGGATGACCGCATGCAGGCCTTCGATCTGACCCCGAGCGGCGAATTTGGCGTCA CCGACCACTGTGCGGCCGACCAGCCCGATTATAGCGTGGCCATCGGGGTGGGCGTGACGCTGCTGGTGCTGatcttggtggtggtggtggtctacCTGCTGGGCCGCAAGAGGAGGACGGACGGCTACCAGCCACTGTGA
- the LOC133156392 gene encoding uncharacterized protein LOC133156392, whose product MNLVKIILLLCAHTADVVATVCDAKKDQVVFCATGNTLKIDPPTPIAEYEWKFGTTEEALPEELKPDASNILKGTLAKRHTGVYLAKHKTDPSQTDKFTVIVDAEPCTASTPCNVKAGGSIQLDSTNTDEAVNWEFQADGTPGFVEVTESDKPKFLPDAGNFKKGLGLFNVQKAESGIYRTKKTSGDGIFDSFPVHVRTPVSGVTVKGGGCDGKLECQVTGDAKNIGWTKEGTALAPTGKTLTVGTGGADSGKYACKATAYYDDDQTSPAFPYAYAVSTVSIERSGRVLTCVADGAVKAFEWLTFGNVPVTASDGKVGSDPSKFTLDAKAIGQFICKVTACDNKNINSPSFDVSGAKDPTGSPGMDRDNNPKPTAATQGASCSVALLVISVLIELYVVMMM is encoded by the exons ATGAATCTCGTGAAAATCATCTTGCTCTTGTGCGCCCACACGGCAG ATGTGGTGGCAACTGTATGCGACGCCAAGAAGGATCAGGTGGTGTTCTGTGCAACTGGCAACACCCTCAAAATAGATCCCCCCACGCCCATTGCTGAATACGAGTGGAAATTTGGAACAACCGAGGAAGCGCTCCCAGAGGAACTGAAGCCAGACGCAAGCAACATATTGAAGGGCACCCTGGCCAAAAGGCACACCGGCGTGTACTTGGCCAAGCATAAAACTGATCCATCACAGACGGACAAGTTCACCGTCATTGTGGATGCGG AACCCTGCACCGCAAGCACGCCTTGCAACGTCAAGGCTGGTGGCTCCATCCAATTGGATTCCACAAATACAGATGAGGCTGTCAACTGGGAGTTTCAAGCAGACGGTACCCCTGGGTTTGTGGAGGTCACTGAGTCTGATAAGCCCAAGTTTCTTCCCGACGCCGGCAACTTCAAGAAAGGGTTGGGCCTCTTCAACGTGCAAAAAGCTGAAAGCGGGATATACCGGACCAAGAAAACATCTGGCGATGGCATATTTGACTCGTTTCCAGTCCACGTCCGAA CTCCCGTCTCCGGTGTCACAGTCAAGGGAGGGGGCTGCGATGGGAAATTAGAGTGCCAGGTCACCGGTGATGCCAAAAATATCGGATGGACCAAGGAAGGAACTGCCCTGGCTCCTACAGGGAAAACGTTGACCGTCGGAACGGGGGGGGCTGACTCCGGTAAGTATGCCTGCAAGGCCACAGCCTACTACGATGATGATCAGACAAGCCCCGCCTTCCCGTACGCCTACGCAG TTTCCACGGTCAGCATCGAACGGAGCGGCCGTGTCCTCACGTGTGTCGCCGACGGTGCCGTCAAAGCCTTTGAGTGGCTGACGTTCGGAAACGTGCCTGTCACAGCAAGCGACGGCAAAGTGGGCAGTGACCCGTCCAAGTTCACTTTGGACGCCAAGGCCATAGGCCAGTTCATTTGCAAGGTCACCGCCTGCGATAACAAGAACATCAACTCCCCGTCCTTCGACGTCAGCGGAGCCAAGGACCCCACCGGTAGCCCCGGCATGGACCGGGACAACAATCCGA AACCAACCGCAGCCACCCAGGGCGCGTCCTGCTCTGTCGCTCTGTTGGTGATAAGCGTCCTCATTGAGCTCTAcgtggtgatgatgatgtag
- the ing2 gene encoding inhibitor of growth protein 2, which produces MLGHHYPNADKSQQLASYVEDYLECVESLPLDIQRNVSVLREIDAKYQEVLKEVDEVFEKYKAERDGAQRKRLQVQLQRALIVSQELGDEKIHVVTQMTELVENRSRQMESHSLCLQEPCDPERMVTERRANVQEPPVAAAAAPTAATAAAVERASARRPRRQRNSESRDSSHPSANGSVADDAADEPSVPLPREKKSKSAKKKKRKSKQERDASPVDFAIDPNEPTYCLCEQVSYGEMIGCDNEQCPIEWFHFSCVGLTYKPKGKWYCPKCRGDNEKTMDKSLDKNRKDRRSR; this is translated from the exons ATGTTGGGCCACCATTACCCGAATGCTGACAAGTCGCAGCAACTGGCCAGCTACGTGGAGGATTATCTGGAATGCGTGGAATCCCTGCCTTTGGATatacaaagaaatgtttctgTGCTGCGGGAAATCGACGCCAAGTATCAAG AAGTTCTGAAGGAGGTGGATGAAGTCTTTGAGAAGTACAAGGCTGAGCGGGATGGCGCTCAGAGAAAGCGCCTGCAAGTCCAGCTGCAACGGGCACTCATCGTCAGCCAGGAGCTGGGCGACGAGAAAATCCACGTGGTGACCCAGATGACCGAGCTGGTGGAGAACCGCTCGCGCCAGATGGAGTCCCACTCCCTGTGCCTCCAGGAGCCCTGCGATCCCGAGCGTATGGTGACGGAGAGACGCGCCAACGTCCAGGAGCCCCcagtggccgccgccgccgccccaactgccgccaccgccgccgccgtcgaaCGCGCCTCGGCCCGCCGGCCGAGACGGCAGCGTAACAGCGAGAGCCGAGACTCCAGCCACCCGTCGGCCAACGGTTCCGTGGCGGACGACGCTGCCGATGAGCCGTCCGTCCCGCTTCCCAGGGAGAAGAAGTCCAAGTCGGCCAAGAAAAAGAAGCGCAAGTCCAAGCAGGAGCGGGACGCTTCGCCGGTGGATTTCGCCATCGACCCCAACGAGCCCACCTACTGCTTGTGTGAGCAGGTGTCTTACGGCGAGATGATCGGCTGCGACAACGAGCAGTGCCCCATCGAGTGGTTCCACTTCTCCTGCGTGGGGCTGACCTACAAACCTAAGGGCAAGTGGTACTGTCCTAAATGTAGGGGGGACAATGAAAAGACTATGGACAAAAGTCTGGACAAGAACAGAAAAGACCGCCGGTCCAGGTAG